The window TTCCTGATCGAGAAGACGCAGCTCGGCGCCTATCTGCGCGCCGCCACCGAGAACCCGACGCTGGTGCGGGCTTTCGGCATCAACGTGCCGCGCATGATCACGCTGACCTACGGGCTCGGCGTCGGTCTCGCCGCGCTCGCCGGCGTGCTGTCGGCGCCGATCAACCAGGTCCGCCCGCTGATGGGCGCCGATCTCATCATCGTGGTGTTCGCGGTGGTCGTGATCGGCGGCATGGGTTCGATCATGGGCTCGATCATCACCGGCTTCGCGCTCGGCGTGATCGAGGGACTGACCAAGTATTTTTATCCCGAGGCCTCCAACACCGTGGTGTTTGTCCTGATGGTGGTGGTGTTGCTGGTGAAGCCAACGGGACTGACGGGACGGGCGGCCTGATATGTCAGCATTGACCGACGATACACTTCCGATGACGCCGCGCGCGATGCGCGACGAGATGATCGTGTTCGCCGTGATGGCGGCGCTGCTCGCAGTGGTGCCGTTCACGGGGATCTATCCCTTCTTCGTGATGCAGGCGCTGTGCTTTGCGCTGCTCGCCTGCGCCTTCAACCTGTTGATCGGCTATGGCGGCCTGCTGTCGTTCGGCCACGCCATGTTCCTCGGCACCGCCGGCTACGTTTCGGCGCATGCGCTGAAGGTGTGGGGGCTGCCGCCGGAGCTCGGCATCGTGGCCGGTACCGCCGCGGCGGCCTTGCTCGGCCTCGTCACCGGCTTCATCTCGATCCGCCGCCAGGGCATCTACTTCTCGATGATCACGCTGGCGCTGTCTCAGCTGCTCTATTTCATCTATCTGCAGGCGCCGTTCACCCATGGTGAAGACGGCATCCAGGGCATCCCGCAGGGGCACCTGTTCGGGATCTTCGACCTGTCGAAGCCGACGGTGCTCTACTACGTCGTGCTGGTCGGATTCCTTGCCGGCTTCCTGCTGATCTACCGCACCATCAACTCGCCGTTCGGGGAGGTGCTGAAGTCGATCCGCGAGAACGAGCCGCGCGCGATCTCGCTCGGTTACAAGACCGACCAGTACAAGATGCTGGCCTACATCCTGTCGGGCACGCTGGCGGGCTTTGCCGGCTCGCTGAAGGTGTTCGTGGCGCAGAACGCCTCGCTCACCGACGTGCACTGGTCGATGTCCGGCGAAATCGTGCTGATGACGCTGGTCGGCGGTCTAGGTACCATCTTCGGCCCGGTGGTCGGCGCGTTCGTGATCATCGCCATGCAGCAATATCTCGCCGGTTTCGGCCAGTGGGTGACGGTGATCCAGGGCGTGATCTTCGTGGCCTGCGTGCTGCTGTTCCGGCGCGGCCTGGTCGGCGAGCTGGCCCACCTGCTGCGGCGATCGCTGTAGGGCAGGGCACGCGATTTGCTGCCGACTTAGCGGTGGACGACCGCCGGTTCGGGCGGTCGGTCCGGGTATTTTCCCCGCCAGATGCTCTATGACAGTTCTGTGACAGTCGCTAAAAGGGCTGTCCCGGAACGATGGAACTGAGACATGCTGCGCTGGTTTCGCGCCTTTCTGCCCAAGGAAGAGCGATTTTTCGACCTGTTCGCCCGCCACGCCCAGACCTCTGTGCAGTGCTCGCTGGCGCTGCAGGACATGCTGAAGGGCGGCGAGGAGACTCCGGTCTTCTGCCAGCGCGTCAACCAGTTCGAGAACGACGCCGATAGCGTCACTCGCGAGGTCCTGACCGCGGTTCGCCGTACCTTCATCACCCCGTTCGACCGCGGCGACATCAAGAACCTGATCACCGCGATGGATGACGCGGTCGACCAGATGCAGTCGACCGCAAAGGCGGTGATGCTGTTCGAGGTGCGGGAGTTCGAGCCGCCGATGCGCGAGATCGGCACCCTGATCGTCGAATCCGCCAATCTGGTCGTCCGCGCGCTGCCTCTGTTGCAGGCGATCGGCCAGAACGTCTCGATGCTGACCCAAATCACCGAGGAGCTGACCAAGCTCGAGGGCCGGGTCGACGATCTCCATGATATCGGGCTCAAGGAATTGTTCTTGAAGCACCGCAACGCCAACGCGATGGACTTCATCGTCGGCGCGGAAATCTACGATCACCTCGAGAAGGTGGCCGACCGCTTCGACGACGTCGCCAACGAGATCAACTCGATCGTGATTGAACAGGTTTAGGGCAGGGACATCACGTGGACGCCACGCTGGGTCTTCCGGTCCTGACCATCCTGATCGCGGTCGCGCTGCTGTTCGATTTCCTGAACGGCCTGCACGATGCCGCGAACTCGATCGCGACCATCGTCTCGACCCGCGTGCTGCGGCCGCAATATGCGGTGTTCTGGGCGGCGTTCTTCAACTTTGTCGCCTTCGCGGTGTTCGGCCTGCACGTCGCCAACACGATCGGCACCGGGATCATCGATCCTTCGGTGGTGGACGCGACCGTGATCTTCGCCGCGCTGGTCGGCGCGATCGCCTGGAATGTGATCACCTGGGCGCTCGGCATTCCCTCGTCGAGCTCGCACGCGCTGATCGGCGGCCTGGTCGGCGCCGGCATGGCCAAGGCAGGCATCTCGGCGGCGGTGTGGAGCGGGCTCACCAAGACCTTGCTCGCCATCGTGCTGTCGCCGCTGGTCGGCTTCCTGCTGGCGCTGGTGCTGGTTGCGATCGTG of the Bradyrhizobium quebecense genome contains:
- a CDS encoding DUF47 domain-containing protein; this translates as MLRWFRAFLPKEERFFDLFARHAQTSVQCSLALQDMLKGGEETPVFCQRVNQFENDADSVTREVLTAVRRTFITPFDRGDIKNLITAMDDAVDQMQSTAKAVMLFEVREFEPPMREIGTLIVESANLVVRALPLLQAIGQNVSMLTQITEELTKLEGRVDDLHDIGLKELFLKHRNANAMDFIVGAEIYDHLEKVADRFDDVANEINSIVIEQV
- a CDS encoding branched-chain amino acid ABC transporter permease, with translation MSALTDDTLPMTPRAMRDEMIVFAVMAALLAVVPFTGIYPFFVMQALCFALLACAFNLLIGYGGLLSFGHAMFLGTAGYVSAHALKVWGLPPELGIVAGTAAAALLGLVTGFISIRRQGIYFSMITLALSQLLYFIYLQAPFTHGEDGIQGIPQGHLFGIFDLSKPTVLYYVVLVGFLAGFLLIYRTINSPFGEVLKSIRENEPRAISLGYKTDQYKMLAYILSGTLAGFAGSLKVFVAQNASLTDVHWSMSGEIVLMTLVGGLGTIFGPVVGAFVIIAMQQYLAGFGQWVTVIQGVIFVACVLLFRRGLVGELAHLLRRSL